The Populus trichocarpa isolate Nisqually-1 chromosome 2, P.trichocarpa_v4.1, whole genome shotgun sequence genome has a window encoding:
- the LOC7497283 gene encoding CDPK-related kinase 3 isoform X3, with the protein MKLLLSRLYQKQRLIWQMTSTISIEDVRREVKILKALSGHRHLVKFYDAFEDANNVYIVMELCEGGELLDRILARGGRYTEEDAKAIIVQILCVVAFCHLQGVVHRDLKPENFLFTSGSEDADMKLIDFGLSDFFRPDERLNDIVGSAYYVAPEVLHRSYSLEADIWSIGIITYILLCGSRPFWARTESGIFRAVLRSDPNFEDLPWPSVTPEAKDFVKRLLNKDYRKRMTAVQALTHPWLRDDSRPIHVDILIYKLVKVYLHATPFKRAALKALSKALTEDELFYLRAQFNLLGPNGDGSVSLDNFRMALVHNATDAMRESRVPEILNAMESLSYRKMYFEEFCAAAISTYQLEALEGWEQIASTAFEHFEQEGNRVISVEELARELNVGPSAYTIIKDWIRSSDGKLSVLGYAKFLHGVTLRSTNTRHR; encoded by the exons ATGAAGCTGTTGCTGTCAAGATTATATCAAAAGCAAAG ACTTATTTGGCAGATGACTTCCACTATATCAATTGAAGATGTTCGTAGGGAGGTAAAAATACTGAAAGCTCTATCGGGACATAGGCATCTGGTCAAATTTTATGATGCATTTGAGGATGCCAATAACGTGTACATAGTGATGGA ATTGTGTGAGGGAGGGGAGCTTTTAGACAGAATTTTGGCAAG AGGAGGAAGATACACAGAGGAAGATGCAAAAGCTATAATTGTGCAAATCTTGTGTGTGGTAgcattttgtcatcttcaaggCGTTGTACACCGTGACCTAAAACCAGAG AATTTCCTTTTCACTTCTGGGAGTGAAGATGCTGACATGAAGCTTATTGATTTTGGTCTTTCTGACTTTTTTAGGCCAG ATGAAAGATTAAATGATATTGTTGGAAGTGCATATTATGTTGCTCCTGAAGTCCTGCATAGATCTTACAGTCTTGAAGCAGATATATGGAGCATTGGCATTATTACCTATATCTTGTTATGTGGAAGCAGGCCTTTCTGGGCACGGACTGAATCAGGGATTTTTCGTGCAGTGCTGAGATCTGATCCCAACTTTGAAGATCTACCCTGGCCTTCTGTCACTCCAGAGGCCAAGGATTTTGTGAAGAGACTTCTGAACAAGGACTACAGGAAAAGAATGACTGCTGTCCAAGCTCTAA CTCACCCATGGTTGAGGGATGATAGTCGTCCTATACATGTAGACATATTGATCTACAAGCTAGTCAAGGTGTACTTACATGCTACACCTTTTAAACGTGCAGCACTAAAg GCTCTCTCAAAAGCTTTGACTGAGGATGAGCTTTTCTATCTTAGAGCTCAATTCAATCTGCTAGGGCCAAATGGTGATGGAAGTGTTTCACTGGACAATTTCAGAATG GCTTTAGTACATAATGCAACTGATGCCATGAGAGAGTCGAGGGTTCCTGAAATTCTCAATGCG ATGGAATCCCTTTCTTATAGGAAGATGTACTTCGAAGAGTTTTGTGCTGCTGCGATCAGCACATATCAATTAGAGGCTCTTGAGGGGTGGGAGCAGATTGCCTCCACTGCATTTGAGCATTTTGAACAGGAGGGTAACCGAGTCATCTCTGTTGAAGAATTGGCGCGG GAACTAAATGTAGGCCCTTCTGCCTATACAATCATCAAAGACTGGATCAGAAGCTCAGATGGCAAGCTTAGTGTACTTGGATATGCAAAATTTTTACATGGTGTGACACTGCGTAGCACAAATACGAGACACCGTTAG
- the LOC7497283 gene encoding CDPK-related kinase 3 isoform X1 has translation MGQCYGKTNSTNINDATTVTIVASSTDQNQQTPLPSSTPRNGVRSLKYSASSSSTHPSPWPSPYPQGVAASPLQGVSPSPARSSTPRRFFKRPFPPPSPARHIAASLVKRLGGRGKPKEGPIPEHGSVEAEQQQEQSLDKSFGYSKNFGAKYELGKEIGRGHFGHTCSARVKKGELKDEAVAVKIISKAKMTSTISIEDVRREVKILKALSGHRHLVKFYDAFEDANNVYIVMELCEGGELLDRILARGGRYTEEDAKAIIVQILCVVAFCHLQGVVHRDLKPENFLFTSGSEDADMKLIDFGLSDFFRPDERLNDIVGSAYYVAPEVLHRSYSLEADIWSIGIITYILLCGSRPFWARTESGIFRAVLRSDPNFEDLPWPSVTPEAKDFVKRLLNKDYRKRMTAVQALTHPWLRDDSRPIHVDILIYKLVKVYLHATPFKRAALKALSKALTEDELFYLRAQFNLLGPNGDGSVSLDNFRMALVHNATDAMRESRVPEILNAMESLSYRKMYFEEFCAAAISTYQLEALEGWEQIASTAFEHFEQEGNRVISVEELARELNVGPSAYTIIKDWIRSSDGKLSVLGYAKFLHGVTLRSTNTRHR, from the exons ATGGGGCAGTGTTACGGCAAAACTAATTCAACTAACATAAATGACGCAACAACCGTCACAATCGTGGCTTCCTCCACCGATCAAAACCAGCAAACGCCGTTACCTTCCTCCACCCCGCGTAACGGCGTGCGCTCGTTGAAGTACTCGGCCAGTTCCTCCTCCACGCACCCGAGCCCCTGGCCGAGCCCGTATCCACAGGGTGTCGCCGCCAGCCCGCTTCAAGGAGTGTCGCCGTCTCCGGCGAGGTCGTCTACGCCCAGGAGATTTTTTAAGAGGCCGTTTCCCCCGCCGTCGCCGGCAAGGCATATAGCGGCGTCGTTGGTGAAGAGGCTTGGTGGTAGAGGGAAGCCGAAGGAGGGACCAATCCCGGAGCACGGCAGTGTGGAGGCGGAGCAGCAGCAAGAGCAGTCGCTTGATAAGAGTTTTGGATATAGCAAGAATTTTGGAGCTAAGTATGAGTTAGGGAAGGAAATAGGAAGAGGGCATTTTGGTCATACTTGCTCTGCTAGAGTTAAGAAAGGTGAACTTAAAGATGAAGCTGTTGCTGTCAAGATTATATCAAAAGCAAAG ATGACTTCCACTATATCAATTGAAGATGTTCGTAGGGAGGTAAAAATACTGAAAGCTCTATCGGGACATAGGCATCTGGTCAAATTTTATGATGCATTTGAGGATGCCAATAACGTGTACATAGTGATGGA ATTGTGTGAGGGAGGGGAGCTTTTAGACAGAATTTTGGCAAG AGGAGGAAGATACACAGAGGAAGATGCAAAAGCTATAATTGTGCAAATCTTGTGTGTGGTAgcattttgtcatcttcaaggCGTTGTACACCGTGACCTAAAACCAGAG AATTTCCTTTTCACTTCTGGGAGTGAAGATGCTGACATGAAGCTTATTGATTTTGGTCTTTCTGACTTTTTTAGGCCAG ATGAAAGATTAAATGATATTGTTGGAAGTGCATATTATGTTGCTCCTGAAGTCCTGCATAGATCTTACAGTCTTGAAGCAGATATATGGAGCATTGGCATTATTACCTATATCTTGTTATGTGGAAGCAGGCCTTTCTGGGCACGGACTGAATCAGGGATTTTTCGTGCAGTGCTGAGATCTGATCCCAACTTTGAAGATCTACCCTGGCCTTCTGTCACTCCAGAGGCCAAGGATTTTGTGAAGAGACTTCTGAACAAGGACTACAGGAAAAGAATGACTGCTGTCCAAGCTCTAA CTCACCCATGGTTGAGGGATGATAGTCGTCCTATACATGTAGACATATTGATCTACAAGCTAGTCAAGGTGTACTTACATGCTACACCTTTTAAACGTGCAGCACTAAAg GCTCTCTCAAAAGCTTTGACTGAGGATGAGCTTTTCTATCTTAGAGCTCAATTCAATCTGCTAGGGCCAAATGGTGATGGAAGTGTTTCACTGGACAATTTCAGAATG GCTTTAGTACATAATGCAACTGATGCCATGAGAGAGTCGAGGGTTCCTGAAATTCTCAATGCG ATGGAATCCCTTTCTTATAGGAAGATGTACTTCGAAGAGTTTTGTGCTGCTGCGATCAGCACATATCAATTAGAGGCTCTTGAGGGGTGGGAGCAGATTGCCTCCACTGCATTTGAGCATTTTGAACAGGAGGGTAACCGAGTCATCTCTGTTGAAGAATTGGCGCGG GAACTAAATGTAGGCCCTTCTGCCTATACAATCATCAAAGACTGGATCAGAAGCTCAGATGGCAAGCTTAGTGTACTTGGATATGCAAAATTTTTACATGGTGTGACACTGCGTAGCACAAATACGAGACACCGTTAG
- the LOC7497283 gene encoding CDPK-related kinase 3 isoform X2 translates to MGQCYGKTNSTNINDATTVTIVASSTDQNQQTPLPSSTPRNGVRSLKYSASSSSTHPSPWPSPYPQGVAASPLQGVSPSPARSSTPRRFFKRPFPPPSPARHIAASLVKRLGGRGKPKEGPIPEHGSVEAEQQQEQSLDKSFGYSKNFGAKYELGKEIGRGHFGHTCSARVKKGELKDEAVAVKIISKAKMTSTISIEDVRREVKILKALSGHRHLVKFYDAFEDANNVYIVMELCEGGELLDRILARGGRYTEEDAKAIIVQILCVVAFCHLQGVVHRDLKPENFLFTSGSEDADMKLIDFGLSDFFRPVLRSDPNFEDLPWPSVTPEAKDFVKRLLNKDYRKRMTAVQALTHPWLRDDSRPIHVDILIYKLVKVYLHATPFKRAALKALSKALTEDELFYLRAQFNLLGPNGDGSVSLDNFRMALVHNATDAMRESRVPEILNAMESLSYRKMYFEEFCAAAISTYQLEALEGWEQIASTAFEHFEQEGNRVISVEELARELNVGPSAYTIIKDWIRSSDGKLSVLGYAKFLHGVTLRSTNTRHR, encoded by the exons ATGGGGCAGTGTTACGGCAAAACTAATTCAACTAACATAAATGACGCAACAACCGTCACAATCGTGGCTTCCTCCACCGATCAAAACCAGCAAACGCCGTTACCTTCCTCCACCCCGCGTAACGGCGTGCGCTCGTTGAAGTACTCGGCCAGTTCCTCCTCCACGCACCCGAGCCCCTGGCCGAGCCCGTATCCACAGGGTGTCGCCGCCAGCCCGCTTCAAGGAGTGTCGCCGTCTCCGGCGAGGTCGTCTACGCCCAGGAGATTTTTTAAGAGGCCGTTTCCCCCGCCGTCGCCGGCAAGGCATATAGCGGCGTCGTTGGTGAAGAGGCTTGGTGGTAGAGGGAAGCCGAAGGAGGGACCAATCCCGGAGCACGGCAGTGTGGAGGCGGAGCAGCAGCAAGAGCAGTCGCTTGATAAGAGTTTTGGATATAGCAAGAATTTTGGAGCTAAGTATGAGTTAGGGAAGGAAATAGGAAGAGGGCATTTTGGTCATACTTGCTCTGCTAGAGTTAAGAAAGGTGAACTTAAAGATGAAGCTGTTGCTGTCAAGATTATATCAAAAGCAAAG ATGACTTCCACTATATCAATTGAAGATGTTCGTAGGGAGGTAAAAATACTGAAAGCTCTATCGGGACATAGGCATCTGGTCAAATTTTATGATGCATTTGAGGATGCCAATAACGTGTACATAGTGATGGA ATTGTGTGAGGGAGGGGAGCTTTTAGACAGAATTTTGGCAAG AGGAGGAAGATACACAGAGGAAGATGCAAAAGCTATAATTGTGCAAATCTTGTGTGTGGTAgcattttgtcatcttcaaggCGTTGTACACCGTGACCTAAAACCAGAG AATTTCCTTTTCACTTCTGGGAGTGAAGATGCTGACATGAAGCTTATTGATTTTGGTCTTTCTGACTTTTTTAGGCCAG TGCTGAGATCTGATCCCAACTTTGAAGATCTACCCTGGCCTTCTGTCACTCCAGAGGCCAAGGATTTTGTGAAGAGACTTCTGAACAAGGACTACAGGAAAAGAATGACTGCTGTCCAAGCTCTAA CTCACCCATGGTTGAGGGATGATAGTCGTCCTATACATGTAGACATATTGATCTACAAGCTAGTCAAGGTGTACTTACATGCTACACCTTTTAAACGTGCAGCACTAAAg GCTCTCTCAAAAGCTTTGACTGAGGATGAGCTTTTCTATCTTAGAGCTCAATTCAATCTGCTAGGGCCAAATGGTGATGGAAGTGTTTCACTGGACAATTTCAGAATG GCTTTAGTACATAATGCAACTGATGCCATGAGAGAGTCGAGGGTTCCTGAAATTCTCAATGCG ATGGAATCCCTTTCTTATAGGAAGATGTACTTCGAAGAGTTTTGTGCTGCTGCGATCAGCACATATCAATTAGAGGCTCTTGAGGGGTGGGAGCAGATTGCCTCCACTGCATTTGAGCATTTTGAACAGGAGGGTAACCGAGTCATCTCTGTTGAAGAATTGGCGCGG GAACTAAATGTAGGCCCTTCTGCCTATACAATCATCAAAGACTGGATCAGAAGCTCAGATGGCAAGCTTAGTGTACTTGGATATGCAAAATTTTTACATGGTGTGACACTGCGTAGCACAAATACGAGACACCGTTAG